In Streptomyces seoulensis, the following are encoded in one genomic region:
- a CDS encoding MDR family MFS transporter, with the protein MTANAPSAAREASAAGPVLPRAFWWLWTATLVNRLGGFVVVFLSLYVTLDRGYSASFAGLVTTLYGVGGAVGSVVGGLLADRLGRRTTLLGAQSLSAVGTGALAFTQGPGALAVTACLVGLAGNASRPVVQAVVADMVTAKARVRAFSLVYWAVNIGVAVSAALAGVLAQRGYTPLFLGEAAVTAVCALTVFLAVPETRPDPAQHADDAAQDAEAAAVKLSRQRRFMAFVAVTFLVGLLMQEVSTALPLTMTREGLSARDYGLVISLNGLLVVALQLPASRVLGRFGPAGPLALGTLLLGGGLGMTAVAGSLGTYALTVVVWTAGEILLAPTAMAAVADLVPGHAHGRYQGMYSFAWSSAACVAPVASGYALDTVGPASLWGVSAALGALAAAGYFLILRGRRDDRRPTVGTTDEHDEHDEHDEHDDR; encoded by the coding sequence GTGACCGCGAACGCCCCAAGTGCGGCGCGCGAGGCGAGTGCCGCCGGGCCGGTGCTGCCGCGAGCGTTCTGGTGGCTGTGGACCGCCACGCTCGTCAACCGGCTCGGCGGCTTCGTCGTCGTGTTCCTGTCCCTGTACGTGACCCTCGACCGGGGCTACTCGGCCTCCTTCGCGGGACTCGTCACCACCCTGTACGGCGTCGGCGGCGCCGTCGGCTCGGTCGTCGGCGGCCTGCTCGCCGACCGGCTCGGGCGGCGGACGACCCTGCTGGGCGCCCAGTCGCTGAGCGCCGTCGGCACGGGGGCGCTGGCGTTCACCCAGGGGCCGGGCGCGCTCGCGGTCACCGCGTGCCTGGTCGGGCTGGCGGGCAACGCCTCCCGGCCGGTCGTCCAGGCCGTGGTGGCCGACATGGTCACCGCGAAGGCACGTGTCAGAGCCTTCTCCCTGGTCTACTGGGCCGTCAACATCGGGGTGGCGGTGTCCGCCGCGCTCGCGGGCGTGCTCGCGCAGCGCGGGTACACCCCGCTGTTCCTCGGCGAGGCGGCGGTGACCGCGGTGTGCGCTCTGACCGTGTTCCTCGCGGTGCCCGAGACGCGACCGGACCCGGCTCAGCACGCGGACGACGCCGCCCAAGACGCGGAAGCGGCGGCGGTGAAGCTGTCCCGACAGCGGCGCTTCATGGCCTTCGTGGCCGTGACGTTCCTGGTCGGACTGCTGATGCAGGAGGTCAGCACCGCGCTGCCGCTCACCATGACCCGGGAGGGCCTCAGCGCCCGCGACTACGGCCTGGTCATCAGCCTCAACGGCCTTCTCGTGGTGGCGCTGCAACTCCCCGCGAGCCGGGTCCTCGGGCGCTTCGGCCCGGCGGGCCCACTGGCGCTCGGGACGCTGCTGCTGGGCGGGGGGCTGGGGATGACGGCCGTGGCGGGCTCCCTGGGGACGTACGCCCTGACCGTCGTGGTGTGGACGGCCGGCGAGATCCTGCTGGCGCCGACCGCGATGGCCGCCGTGGCCGATCTGGTGCCGGGCCACGCGCACGGCCGCTACCAGGGGATGTACAGCTTCGCCTGGTCGTCCGCTGCCTGCGTCGCGCCGGTGGCCTCGGGATACGCGCTGGACACCGTGGGCCCGGCGAGCCTGTGGGGCGTCAGCGCGGCCCTGGGCGCGCTGGCGGCCGCCGGGTACTTCCTCATCCTGCGCGGACGGCGCGACGACCGGCGGCCGACGGTCGGCACCACCGACGAGCACGACGAGCACGACGAGCACGACGAGCACGACGACAGATGA
- a CDS encoding ricin-type beta-trefoil lectin domain protein, whose product MSRSALRGVLAAALLTVSAGALTATPAAAATGTITGLGGKCLDVAGASSANGTAVQLYDCNGTAAQQWTMDTDGTVRALGKCLDVTGSSTANGARLQLWDCTGGANQKWTVSAARDLVGRQSGKCADVTGNTSANGTPLQIWSCTGAANQKWTAPTDGGTPPATAPMAVAPYLYNGWGSPPSPTTIMNATGVKWFTLAFVLSNGTCNPQWDGGRPLTGGVDQQTINTVRGAGGDVIPSFGGYSGNKLESSCTSASALAGAYQKVIDAYRLKAIDIDLEADAYSNATVQQRTVDALRTVKANNSGIKVYVTIGTGQSGPDTGLIKRAADSGLQVDSWTIMPFDFGGAGQNMGTLTTRAAEGLKNALKSAYGYSDDQAYRGMGISSMNGITDDNETVTPADFQTILGYAQQHHLARLTFWSANRDRPCSGGYPNDDTCSGVSQSAWQFTGIFAKYTG is encoded by the coding sequence ATGTCCAGATCCGCCCTGCGCGGCGTGCTCGCCGCCGCCCTGCTCACGGTGTCGGCCGGAGCGCTGACCGCGACTCCGGCCGCCGCGGCCACCGGCACCATCACCGGACTCGGCGGCAAGTGCCTCGACGTGGCGGGAGCAAGCTCCGCCAACGGCACGGCCGTCCAGCTCTACGACTGCAACGGCACCGCCGCCCAGCAGTGGACGATGGACACCGACGGCACGGTCCGCGCCCTCGGCAAATGCCTTGATGTGACCGGCAGTTCGACCGCGAACGGCGCCAGGCTCCAGCTGTGGGACTGCACCGGCGGCGCCAACCAGAAGTGGACCGTCTCCGCCGCCCGTGACCTCGTCGGCCGGCAGTCCGGCAAGTGCGCCGACGTCACCGGCAACACCTCGGCGAACGGCACGCCCCTCCAGATCTGGAGCTGCACCGGCGCCGCCAACCAGAAGTGGACCGCGCCCACCGACGGCGGCACGCCCCCCGCCACGGCCCCGATGGCCGTCGCCCCGTACCTCTACAACGGCTGGGGCAGCCCGCCCAGTCCGACCACCATCATGAACGCCACCGGCGTCAAGTGGTTCACCCTCGCCTTCGTACTGAGCAACGGCACCTGCAACCCGCAGTGGGACGGCGGCCGTCCGCTGACCGGGGGTGTCGACCAGCAGACCATCAACACCGTGCGGGGCGCGGGCGGCGACGTCATCCCTTCGTTCGGCGGCTACAGCGGCAACAAGCTGGAGAGTTCCTGCACCAGCGCCTCGGCACTGGCCGGCGCGTACCAGAAGGTCATCGACGCCTACCGGCTCAAGGCCATCGACATCGACCTCGAGGCCGACGCGTACAGCAACGCCACCGTGCAGCAGCGCACCGTGGACGCGCTCAGGACGGTCAAGGCCAACAACTCCGGCATCAAGGTGTACGTCACCATCGGTACGGGGCAGTCCGGGCCCGACACGGGCCTGATCAAGCGGGCCGCCGACTCCGGGCTCCAGGTGGACAGCTGGACCATCATGCCGTTCGACTTCGGCGGCGCGGGACAGAACATGGGGACGCTCACCACCAGGGCGGCCGAGGGGCTGAAGAACGCCCTCAAGAGCGCCTACGGCTACAGCGACGACCAGGCGTACCGGGGCATGGGCATCTCGTCCATGAACGGGATCACCGACGACAACGAGACCGTCACCCCGGCCGACTTCCAGACCATCCTCGGCTACGCGCAGCAGCACCACCTCGCGCGCCTCACCTTCTGGTCGGCCAACCGCGACCGGCCCTGCTCCGGTGGTTACCCGAACGACGACACCTGCTCGGGTGTGAGCCAGAGCGCCTGGCAGTTCACCGGCATCTTCGCCAAGTACACCGGCTGA
- a CDS encoding B12-binding domain-containing radical SAM protein gives MTSVSFVVADDEFERDFLQLPLDVANAAALLGQDGVDVVVWDRRLTDEPPRVGTVDVAVVVTAIADRAQCYPLDLGPVRTAVEQVRRTWPEATVLAVGPHATQLPTATLRELGVDHVARGEADAAAVHGVRDLLSGRPVLGELPLSGTYPPLDFDGAPLPAYDLLDLSAYTAETFTGGRVKRGSCGMVLGVRGCTYGCTFCHLPFGTRMRPEPVERTLAEIAAMRERGVDSLFFLDYVFGLHPTFYKELCAGLVGGGLEWSGQSRAEVVLRQDVDLWAAAGCNGMWLGAESPAVAETGVGKRVPAEKIDAAIRRLSSAGITPFAFILLGLPGDPACLSGEVVDWAASLPGYFGLNQLFLRPGTPLYDELAADYNGGTKPATWAEVEAVTRRYRERYPVSLDDLWQRLVKLPNYIGNAMAAV, from the coding sequence ATGACCAGTGTGAGTTTCGTCGTCGCCGACGACGAGTTCGAGCGTGACTTCCTGCAACTCCCCCTGGACGTGGCCAACGCGGCCGCCCTGCTCGGGCAGGACGGGGTGGACGTCGTCGTCTGGGACCGCCGTCTGACCGACGAGCCGCCCCGCGTCGGCACGGTCGATGTCGCGGTCGTCGTCACGGCAATCGCGGACCGCGCCCAGTGCTACCCCCTTGATCTGGGCCCGGTGCGCACCGCCGTGGAGCAGGTGCGCCGCACCTGGCCGGAGGCCACCGTGCTGGCCGTCGGCCCGCACGCCACCCAACTGCCCACGGCCACGCTGCGCGAGCTGGGCGTGGACCACGTGGCGCGCGGCGAGGCGGACGCGGCGGCGGTGCACGGCGTACGCGACCTGCTGAGCGGCAGGCCGGTGCTGGGCGAGCTGCCGCTGAGCGGGACGTACCCGCCGCTGGACTTCGACGGGGCGCCGCTGCCCGCGTACGACCTGCTGGACCTGAGCGCCTACACGGCCGAGACGTTCACCGGCGGGCGGGTCAAGCGCGGATCGTGCGGCATGGTGCTGGGCGTACGCGGCTGCACCTACGGATGCACCTTCTGCCACCTGCCGTTCGGCACCCGGATGCGCCCGGAGCCAGTCGAGCGCACCCTCGCGGAGATCGCGGCGATGCGCGAGCGCGGCGTGGACTCGCTGTTCTTCCTCGACTACGTCTTCGGTCTGCACCCCACCTTCTACAAGGAGTTGTGCGCCGGGCTCGTCGGAGGCGGTCTGGAGTGGAGCGGGCAGAGCCGGGCGGAGGTGGTCCTGCGCCAGGACGTGGACCTGTGGGCCGCCGCCGGGTGCAACGGCATGTGGCTGGGCGCCGAGTCGCCGGCCGTCGCGGAGACCGGCGTCGGCAAGCGTGTCCCGGCGGAGAAGATCGACGCGGCGATCCGCCGGCTGTCGTCGGCCGGGATCACCCCGTTCGCCTTCATCCTGCTGGGCCTGCCCGGCGACCCGGCCTGCCTGAGCGGCGAAGTGGTCGACTGGGCCGCCTCGCTGCCGGGGTACTTCGGGCTCAACCAGCTCTTCCTGCGCCCCGGCACCCCGCTCTACGACGAGCTGGCGGCCGACTACAACGGCGGTACGAAGCCCGCGACTTGGGCCGAGGTGGAGGCGGTGACACGGCGCTACCGGGAGCGTTACCCGGTCAGCCTCGACGACCTGTGGCAGCGGCTCGTCAAGCTGCCGAACTACATCGGCAACGCGATGGCCGCCGTATGA